A genomic stretch from Aedes albopictus strain Foshan chromosome 2, AalbF5, whole genome shotgun sequence includes:
- the LOC115268496 gene encoding chaperone protein DnaJ, whose amino-acid sequence MIDKFKLGSGLIRYIRGTPAVPAKPKFKYIQPAKTPALRTQQCTAVAKDYYSILGVKPSSSFREIKKAYYLLAKESHPDLQHSGSGTRTPVDEAKFKEITEAYEALMSEQKKGDSVIALNPELYRNVTRERHKTIASSWNAINELNYEDVILTISFKEAVEGGRRELKLPVGSKCDKCSAWGSFPPLDNEGMCKICQGTGKQTIQTENGTLWMTCKFCKGVRTAPQTLVCPKCHGKGITLKPTPLMVNIPKGSQNRDIIKCRVPGHQRSVNIILNVQDVDRFQRDGLNIHSTEQITLTQAILGANIPIKGINGIFNVHIPPGTQPETVMRIPGKGIWDLSAQERGQHIVRIKIIIPTEVTPRQRHLLKELDATLPGDNKSDSPFSR is encoded by the exons ATGATCGATAAATTCAAGCTCGGATCCGGTTTGATTCGGTACATCCGCGGAACGCCGGCAGTCCCGGCGAAGCCAAAATTCAAGTACATTCAACCGGCGAAAACACCAGCCCTTCGAACCCAGCAATGCACAGCTGTGGCGAAAGACTACTACAGCATCCTGGGCGTGAAGCCGTCCTCCAGCTTCCGCGAAATTAAAAAGGCCTACTACTTGCTGGCCAAGGAGTCCCATCCGGACCTACAGCATTCGGGTTCCGGCACGCGGACGCCGGTTGACGAAGCCAAATTCAAGGAAATCACCGAAGCTTACGAGGCGCTGATGAGTGAGCAGAAAAAGGGCGACAGTGTGATAGCGCTCAATCCGGAACTGTACCG GAACGTCACCCGTGAGCGGCATAAAACGATCGCCTCCAGCTGGAACGCCATCAACGAATTGAACTACGAGGACGTTATCCTGACGATTTCCTTCAAGGAAGCAGTGGAGGGCGGAAGACGTGAGTTGAAACTCCCCGTTGGATCCAAATGCGACAAATGTTCCGCCTGGGGCAGCTTTCCACCGCTGGACAACGAGGGCATGTGCAAGATCTGCCAGGGCACCGGGAAGCAAACCATCCAGACCGAAAACGGAACTCTTTGGATGACGTGCAAATTCTGCAAAGGCGTCCGGACCGCGCCCCAAACTTTGGTCTGTCCCAAATGCCACGGCAAGGGAATCACGTTGAAACCAACCCCGCTTATGGTCAACATCCCGAAGGGCTCACAAAACCGCGATATCATCAAGTGCCGCGTCCCCGGCCATCAGCGCTCGGTCAACATCATCCTGAACGTGCAGGACGTGGACCGGTTCCAGCGGGATGGCCTCAACATCCATTCGACCGAACAGATCACCCTGACCCAAGCAATTCTCGGAGCAAACATACCCATCAAAGGTATCAACGGTATCTTCAACGTCCACATTCCACCCGGAACGCAACCCGAGACGGTGATGCGCATCCCCGGCAAGGGTATCTGGGACCTTTCGGCGCAGGAACGGGGTCAGCACATTGTAAGAATCAAAATCATCATCCCCACGGAAGTGACTCCCCGGCAGAGACATCTGCTCAAGGAACTGGACGCCACCCTACCGGGCGACAATAAATCGGACTCACCGTTTTCACGTTGA